From the genome of Deinococcus betulae:
CGGCGCTGCTGGACGCGGCGCAGGCGACCTATGGCCCCGTGCCCGTCTGGGTGGTCGGCTCTAGCATGGGCGGCTACGTGGCGCAGACCCTGGGCCGCCTGGAACAGAGGGTGGCAAAGGTCGCGGCCCTGATCACGTCCGGTGTCTGGCAAGAGCCTGAAGTGCGGCGCCCCGAAACGCAGGCCTTCTTGGAAGCCCACCGCCCCCTGACCCATGCGGGCGACCTGGCCCCAAAGCCGCTGCTCCTGGCCAGCGGCGAGGCCGACCCGACCTTTCCGCTGGCGGCGCACCACGAACCGACCGCGCAGGCCTACCGGGCCGCCTATGCCCAAGTCGGGCAGCCCCAGCACTTTCAGGCGCGCACCTACCCTGGGGTGGCCCACTACACCAGCCAGCGAATGCGCGACGATGTGGTGAGGTTTCTGCTGGATGAAGTGTGACCGCTGGTGGTCCTCCGTGGCATTGAGGGTGAGAAAGCCTCGTCACTGCCACTTCAATTGCTGCTGAGCTGTCAAGACTCGCGCTGTTCTCCCCAGCCATCCTGGGGGCTAGACCTATTCATACGGATTCCGTTTGTTTCGTTAACAAATCGGGAAAACGCCGATTTGCCAACTCCACGTCCGGAACCCGTTGTTCTCCTTCTAGCTCTGCTGCGCAGCTTTGCAAGTCCGCTCGGATTTCATCGTTTTTGCAAACGATTCAATCGGAGTCCGTATCAGTGGAACTGGGTGCTGATCGGACAGACCCGAAATCACCCCCTAAACCGAGCGGCGCAAGTGACCGCCACAGCCAGCAGAAAGCCAGCGCTCACCGCTGGCTCGCTGACCTGCCTTCCGCTGTTTACTCGCGCGGGATGTTCACATCGAACAGGGCGCGTACAAATTCACGGCTGTCGAAGGGTTGCAGGTCGTCGGCACCCTCCCCCACCCCAATAAATTTGATGGGCACGCCCAGCTCCCGCACAATCGGCACCAGAATGCCGCCCTTGGCCGTGCCGTCGAGCTTGGTGACAATCACGCCGGTCAGGGGCGTGGCCTCGTGGAACTTCTTGGCCTGTTGCAGCCCGTTCTGGCCCGTCACGGCGTCCAGCACCAGCCAGACCTCGGCGGGTTCGTTCGGGTCGGCCTTGTCAATCACGCGGCGGACCTTTTTCAGCTCTTCCATCAGGTTGTGCTTGTTGTGAAGGCGCCCGGCGGTATCCACGAACAGCAGGTCCGTGCCGCGCGCCACGCGGGCGCTGGCGCCGTCAAAGGCCACAGCAGCCGGGTCGCCGCCGTCCACGCCCTGCACCACTGGAATGCCCAGGCGCTCGCCCCAGACGCCCAGCTGCGCACCTGCCGCCGCGCGGAAGGTATCGCCAGCGGCGAACATCACGCTCTTGCCCCGACCCCGGTAATACTGGCCCAGCTTGGCAATCGTGGTGGTTTTGCCCACGCCGTTGACGCCAATCACCATGACCACATGGCCCTTGGGGTCCACGCTGCTGCGCCGGGCGTCGGGGGTAAAGCCCAGCTTGCGAAACTCCGCGCGGCGGCTGTCGGGTTCCAGTTGCAGGGTCAGGGCGTCCATTAGGGCCTGCTGCAGGTTCTTGCCCTCGCTGGCGCGGATGTCTTCCAGGATTTCCTCGGTGGCGGCGCGGCCCACGTCAGCGGCAATCAGGGCGTATTCCAGGTCCTCAATGGTTTCCAGGCGGCCGGTAAAAACGTCGCGCACATCGGTGCCCAGAAAGCCGGCGGTGTCGTTGATTTGTTTGCGGGTCTTGCTCAGGCCGTCGCGCAGCCGCTCCAACCAGCTCATACGCAGGCTCCGGGCTGGCGGGACAACAGGGTCATCATGGCTTCACCATAGCGCCCAGGGCCAGGCATTATGACCGCCCCGCCGCCTCCCGCAGCAGCAGCACCTTCACCTGGCTCAGGCGGCCCCGGCTGAAGGCCCCCTTGCCCAGCACCCGCTCTCCGCACGCCAGGACCGGCACGTCGTCGCCGTAGCGGGCGCGCAGGTCAGGGTCAGCGTCCACATTCACCCACTCGTAACGGAAGTTCAGGGCGTCCAGATGGGCCCCGGCCTGCTCACACAGGTGGCAGCCGGGGCGGTGGTACAGGGTCAGCAGAGGCAGAGCCACAGCTCAGGCGGGCTGCAGCACCTGAGGCCGCGTCAGGATGGTCATGGCCTGCACCGGGGCGTACATGTCGCATTGACTGAGCAGGTCGCCCGCGCCCGAATAGGTGCGCAGGACCTGGCCGCCCTGACGCACCGCGTACAGCTGGCCGTCGGGGCCGACCTGCAGCAGCCACGGCGACTCGGTGGGTTCACCGACCAGGGTTTCCAGGGCAAAGGTCAGGCCCGGCGAGCCGTCAGCTTCGATCTTGCGCACCTTCCGGGCAACGGCGTCCACGATGTACACGGCCCCGTACTGGTCCACCGCTAGACCGTCCAGCGACCGCAGGCTGTCACTGTTGCGGTCTAGGCGGAAGGCGTAGCGGCTGAGGTACTCGCCCTGCGCCGTAAAGCGCTGCACCTCGTTGTTGCCGGTGTCCAGAACGTAAACGTGTCCGTCTGCCGAGGCCACGATAGAACGCGGCTTCTCGAAACGCCCCAGCCCCTGCCCCTTGCCACCAAAGCGGCGCACGAAGCGGCCCTGCGAGTCAAACACGACCACGTGGTGCGCCTCGGCGTCCAGCACGAACACCAGCGCGTCGGTGGCGGCAATCGCCACCGGTTGCAGCAGTTCGCCGTCGTTCAGGCCGTAGGGCCCGAAGCTCAGGAGTTCCTGGCCCTCGGCGTCCAGCTTGCGTACCAGGGCGCCCGCCTTGCCCTGGCGATAGTCCAGCAGCGTCACGTACATGTGGCCCTGCCCGTCACTACTCATGGCATTGGGCGCGCCGGGCATGCCCTTGTCGCCGCCCGACTGGTCACGCAGGCTGGCACGCAGCTTGCACTTCAGGTCCAGTAGCCGCACTGTGCCGCGCTTTTCCTGCACGCTCAGGGCCAGGGCTACGGGGTCGTTAAAGGCCTCGTCACTCAGGACACCCACGTCAATGCGCGCAATCACCTCGTCCAGGGTGGGGCGCTGGGCGGGGTCTTTTTCAATCATGTGCAGAATCAGGTCGTTGAGCTTGCCCGGCACCTCCAGGCGCACCTGTTTGGGCGGCTTGGGCGACTCGAAGACCTGCTGGTGCACCACCGCCTCGTAACTGCCCTTGAAGGCGGTCTGGCCCGTCACCATCTCGTAGGCCAGCAGGCCCAGGGAATACACGTCGCTGCGGGCGTCCACGCGGTTGCCCTTGGCCTGTTCGGGGGCCATGTAGATGGGCGTCCCCACGCGGGCGCCGGTCATGGTGAGCCGGGTCAGGACTTTGCCCACCGCAATCCCGAAGTCCATGAGTTTAACCCCACCCT
Proteins encoded in this window:
- a CDS encoding glutaredoxin family protein, giving the protein MALPLLTLYHRPGCHLCEQAGAHLDALNFRYEWVNVDADPDLRARYGDDVPVLACGERVLGKGAFSRGRLSQVKVLLLREAAGRS
- the ftsY gene encoding signal recognition particle-docking protein FtsY gives rise to the protein MSWLERLRDGLSKTRKQINDTAGFLGTDVRDVFTGRLETIEDLEYALIAADVGRAATEEILEDIRASEGKNLQQALMDALTLQLEPDSRRAEFRKLGFTPDARRSSVDPKGHVVMVIGVNGVGKTTTIAKLGQYYRGRGKSVMFAAGDTFRAAAGAQLGVWGERLGIPVVQGVDGGDPAAVAFDGASARVARGTDLLFVDTAGRLHNKHNLMEELKKVRRVIDKADPNEPAEVWLVLDAVTGQNGLQQAKKFHEATPLTGVIVTKLDGTAKGGILVPIVRELGVPIKFIGVGEGADDLQPFDSREFVRALFDVNIPRE
- a CDS encoding protein kinase domain-containing protein; its protein translation is MTPLLLGALFIVGLLLSVRAPERVLGFVSAGVVAVLALVLAGLALGVGGPQGAPLAFAELGRAQGALCLAAFLLATAAFRLGRVLTPSIHRGPRDARGRPVRVQRTATPMPPSRRNTLAQTAIDLRFQDYEVLERIGIGGMGSVYRARRRQDGRVVALKVPQDKYLADAKFVKRFYREAEVLKRFNHPNIVRVYDYRMQDPEHYIAMEFLDGESLEGLLENRSLSFSEGSQLIRALADALRHIHMQNVVHRDIKPANVMVLKNAFTDGVLREGGVKLMDFGIAVGKVLTRLTMTGARVGTPIYMAPEQAKGNRVDARSDVYSLGLLAYEMVTGQTAFKGSYEAVVHQQVFESPKPPKQVRLEVPGKLNDLILHMIEKDPAQRPTLDEVIARIDVGVLSDEAFNDPVALALSVQEKRGTVRLLDLKCKLRASLRDQSGGDKGMPGAPNAMSSDGQGHMYVTLLDYRQGKAGALVRKLDAEGQELLSFGPYGLNDGELLQPVAIAATDALVFVLDAEAHHVVVFDSQGRFVRRFGGKGQGLGRFEKPRSIVASADGHVYVLDTGNNEVQRFTAQGEYLSRYAFRLDRNSDSLRSLDGLAVDQYGAVYIVDAVARKVRKIEADGSPGLTFALETLVGEPTESPWLLQVGPDGQLYAVRQGGQVLRTYSGAGDLLSQCDMYAPVQAMTILTRPQVLQPA
- a CDS encoding alpha/beta fold hydrolase, giving the protein MTDPHATPTAAGKPYQIERRVLAGVPCLVERPPEGQPTRALCVVYHGAWATKEGKLGVYSALTAAGVAAMLPDSALHGERLGETPPGLNPREYVWDSVRRTVAEAPALLDAAQATYGPVPVWVVGSSMGGYVAQTLGRLEQRVAKVAALITSGVWQEPEVRRPETQAFLEAHRPLTHAGDLAPKPLLLASGEADPTFPLAAHHEPTAQAYRAAYAQVGQPQHFQARTYPGVAHYTSQRMRDDVVRFLLDEV